A genome region from Chloroflexota bacterium includes the following:
- a CDS encoding CDGSH iron-sulfur domain-containing protein, which produces MAEDEKRGKRPLITVTRGGPYRVTNLKHFRDSAGNDLPVKPVVLLCRCGASKNKPYCDGSHSKIGFVGERNPDRVCGQVNEYVGKDIT; this is translated from the coding sequence ATGGCTGAAGACGAAAAGAGAGGGAAAAGGCCTTTGATTACAGTAACCAGGGGCGGCCCGTACAGAGTAACGAATCTGAAGCACTTTAGGGACTCCGCAGGGAATGACCTGCCGGTGAAGCCGGTTGTCCTGCTCTGCCGTTGTGGTGCTTCAAAGAACAAACCCTACTGCGACGGGTCTCATTCCAAGATCGGCTTTGTGGGGGAGAGAAACCCCGATAGAGTATGCGGCCAGGTAAACGAGTATGTGGGGAAGGACATCACT